A portion of the Tiliqua scincoides isolate rTilSci1 chromosome 3, rTilSci1.hap2, whole genome shotgun sequence genome contains these proteins:
- the LOC136645079 gene encoding interleukin-1 receptor-like 2, which produces MKATLWMSCTIVVSLFYLLKSEECIDQDDNVQKLVRVGQPLAFPCTLREILHLEETNSSLTWYKSGNEAPITKNVHSRIHQNANVLWFLPATFQDTGFYECIIRYRHPTRCYKSVVRISVLNTSADLCFDKELCYFQVIPLSSVANIVCPDMNYFRDLLIHWFKGCEPLHREGIISDYIIQNVTQKDTGNYQCKATFIYAGIKYNVSRSISVTTIKVPVRKTAEILYPRNNTIEAELGSSVFVECNVSSSKESLLAITWKLNNTPVNFLFNSRIHEGYQKDCSDEENKFSTVPLNITPLKSEDYGQLFLCHAGSVAAYISIQRPPIPVITHLLGGLAAFTVIIIVPVLIYMLFKIEIVLWYRKSCHPFLHKKVSDGKIYDAYVLYPKNCAPNSFVLSVLPEVLEKQCGYKLFIFGRDDLPGKAVVSLIDETIKQSRRLIIILVPGSPSYSLIEDAPEQQIAVYSALIHDGMKVILIEMEKIKDYSDMPESIKYIKQKHGVVCWKGDLTERCSYSANTKFWKKIRYKMPPAHPRSPDLLLVPTSLNSSPAIET; this is translated from the exons ATGAAGGCCACGTTATGGATGTCTTGTACTATCGTGGTATCACTCTTCTATTTGCTCAAGTCAG AGGAGTGTATTGATCAGGATGATAATGTACAAAAGCTTGTTAGAGTGGGACAACCTCTAGCATTCCCTTGTACTTTGCGTGAAATACTGCACCTTGAAGAAACAAACTCCAGCTTGACCTGGTATAAAAGTGGAAATGAAGCACCTATTACGAAAAATGTGCACTCAAGAATACACCAAAATGCAAATGTGCTTTGGTTTCTCCCCGCAACATTCCAAGATACTGGATTCTACGAATGTATCATACG TTATAGGCATCCAACAAGATGTTACAAGAGTGTTGTGAGAATATCCGTTTTAAATACAAGTGCTGACCTCTGCTTTGATAAGGAACTCTGCTACTTCCAAGTGATACCACTTTCATCAGTGGCCAATATCGTGTGTCCTGACATGAACTATTTCAGAGATTTGCTCATTCATTGGTTTAAG GGATGTGAGCCACTGCACAGAGAAGGAATTATATCTGATTACATAATCCAAAATGTGACTCAAAAGGATACTGGAAACTACCAATGCAAAGCAACATTCATTTATGCGGGCATTAAATATAACGTTTCAAGAAGCATTTCTGTAACTACTATAA AAGTCCCAGTGAGGAAGACAGCTGAGATTCTATACCCAAGAAACAATACCATTGAAGCTGAACTTG GATCCAGTGTGTTTGTAGAGTGCAATGTATCAAGTTCCAAAGAGAGTCTCCTTGCTATAACTTGGAAACTCAATAATACTCCAGTTAACTTTCTGTTTAACAGTAGAATTCATGAAGGATATCA AAAAGATTGTTCGGATGAAGAAAATAAGTTCTCCACAGTGCCTCTGAACATTACTCCATTGAAAAGTGAAGATTATGGCCAGTTGTTTCTTTGCCATGCTGGTAGCGTTGCAGCATACATCTCCATACAACGCCCAC CTATACCTGTCATAACACACTTGCTTGGAGGACTTGCCGCATTCACAGTCATAATCATTGTCCCTGTATTAATCTATATGTTGTTCAAGATTGAAATTGTACTGTGGTATCGTAAATCATGCCATCCTTTCCTTCACAAAAAAG TTTCAGATGGGAAGATCTATGATGCATATGTATTGTATCCCAAAAACTGCGCCCCAAATTCCTTTGTCCTAAGTGTGCTTCCTGAGGTTTTGGAGAAGCAGTGTGGATATAAGCTATTCATCTTTGGCAGGGATGATTTACCAGGAAAAG CTGTGGTTAGCCTCATTGATGAAACCATTAAACAAAGCAGAAGACTTATAATTATTTTAGTACCAGGATCCCCAAGTTACAGTTTAATAGAAGATGCTCCTGAGCAGCAAATAGCTGTATACAGTGCCCTTATACATGATGGAATGAAAGTAATCCTAATCGAAATGGAGAAAATAAAAGATTACAGCGACATGCCAGAATCTATTAAATACATCAAGCAAAAACATGGAGTTGTCTGTTGGAAAGGCGACCTCACAGAAAGATGCTCTTATTCTGCTAACACCAAGTTCTGGAAAAAGATCAGGTATAAAATGCCACCAGCTCATCCGAGGTCCCCAGATTTACTTCTGGTGCCAACATCTCTCAACTCCAGTCCAGCAATAG